A genomic region of Micromonospora sp. NBC_01796 contains the following coding sequences:
- a CDS encoding SDR family oxidoreductase, with protein sequence MDLAGAGVVVTGGGSGIGAALATRFAAAGARVIVNDLDADAARAVADRIGGHAVPGDASDRAEVGRLVDTAYELLGRVDLFCANAGVAPGGGVDADLDDWDSAWRVNVLAHVHAARALLPYWLPAGRGRLVVTVSAAGLLTLLGKAPYSVTKHAALGFAEWLRATYAHRGITVQALCPQGVRTPMLASGDGPGATLLDADALEPEQVAECVLAALDGDGFLILPHPEVATFYARRAADPDRWLRGMNRVQQGLDAAADGR encoded by the coding sequence CTGGACCTGGCCGGTGCAGGGGTGGTCGTGACCGGAGGCGGTTCCGGTATCGGTGCCGCGCTCGCCACCCGGTTCGCCGCCGCCGGTGCCCGGGTGATCGTCAACGACCTGGACGCCGACGCCGCCCGCGCGGTCGCCGACCGGATCGGTGGACACGCCGTGCCGGGCGACGCCTCGGACCGGGCCGAGGTGGGCCGGCTGGTCGACACCGCGTACGAGCTGCTCGGTCGGGTCGACCTGTTCTGTGCCAACGCCGGAGTGGCACCCGGCGGCGGGGTGGACGCCGACCTCGACGACTGGGATTCCGCCTGGCGGGTGAACGTACTCGCCCACGTGCACGCCGCCCGCGCGCTGCTGCCGTACTGGCTGCCGGCGGGGCGGGGACGGCTGGTGGTGACCGTGTCCGCAGCCGGTCTGCTCACCCTGCTCGGGAAGGCGCCGTACTCGGTCACCAAACACGCGGCACTCGGCTTCGCCGAATGGCTGCGCGCCACGTACGCCCACCGGGGCATCACCGTCCAGGCGCTCTGTCCGCAGGGTGTGCGTACGCCCATGCTCGCCAGCGGCGACGGCCCCGGCGCCACCCTGCTCGACGCCGACGCGCTCGAACCCGAACAGGTGGCGGAATGCGTGCTGGCGGCGCTCGACGGGGACGGTTTCCTGATCCTGCCGCACCCGGAGGTCGCCACCTTCTACGCCCGACGGGCCGCCGACCCGGACCGCTGGCTGCGCGGGATGAACCGCGTACAGCAGGGTCTCGACGCGGCGGCCGACGGACGGTGA
- a CDS encoding acyl-CoA dehydrogenase family protein: protein MDFGLDDTTVRMRERLLDFMTEQIYPAEMEFAQQARTGDPWTAPPVVDRLAAEARRRGLWNLFLPGEHGAGLTNLQYAPLAEITGRSPGLAPAALNCAAPDTGNMELLAEFGTAEQRERWLTPLLDGRIRSAFAMTEPDVASSDATNIATRIERDGDDYVIDGRKWFITGAMNPRCEILIVLGRTDPDGPRHRQHSQILVPRDTPGVNIRRGMSTFGYDDGDHGGHAEIDFVDVRVPAGNLIGAPGDGFAISQARLGPGRVHHCMRLIGMAERALELLCRRAGARQAFGGPLAGQGVIQDWIAESRVRIEQARLLVLKTAWLMDTVGNRDAHTEIQAIKIVVPQAVEWILDKAIQAHGAAGVSQDSPLAQMWARARTIRLADGPDEVHRRSLARRELRRHLPAGS, encoded by the coding sequence ATGGACTTCGGCCTGGACGACACCACGGTCCGGATGCGCGAGCGGCTGCTCGATTTCATGACCGAGCAGATCTACCCGGCGGAAATGGAGTTCGCCCAGCAGGCGCGCACCGGTGACCCGTGGACCGCCCCGCCGGTGGTGGACCGGCTCGCCGCCGAGGCCCGTCGGCGCGGGCTGTGGAACCTGTTCCTCCCCGGTGAGCACGGCGCCGGCCTGACCAACCTCCAGTACGCCCCACTGGCCGAGATCACCGGCCGTAGCCCCGGCCTGGCCCCGGCCGCCCTCAACTGCGCCGCCCCCGACACCGGAAACATGGAACTGCTCGCCGAGTTCGGCACCGCCGAGCAGCGCGAACGCTGGCTGACCCCGCTGCTCGACGGCCGGATCCGGTCCGCGTTCGCGATGACCGAGCCCGACGTCGCCTCCTCCGACGCCACCAACATCGCCACCCGGATCGAGCGGGACGGCGACGACTACGTGATCGACGGCCGGAAGTGGTTCATCACCGGGGCGATGAACCCGCGCTGCGAGATCCTCATCGTGCTCGGACGTACCGACCCGGACGGGCCGAGGCACCGCCAGCACAGTCAGATCCTGGTACCCCGCGACACGCCCGGGGTGAACATCCGCCGGGGCATGTCCACGTTCGGCTACGACGACGGCGACCACGGCGGACACGCCGAGATCGACTTCGTCGACGTACGGGTACCGGCCGGCAACCTGATCGGGGCGCCCGGTGACGGTTTCGCCATCTCGCAGGCCCGGCTCGGACCCGGCCGGGTGCACCACTGCATGCGCCTGATCGGCATGGCCGAACGGGCGCTGGAACTGCTGTGCCGGCGGGCCGGTGCAAGGCAGGCGTTCGGCGGGCCGCTCGCCGGCCAGGGGGTGATCCAGGACTGGATCGCCGAGTCGCGGGTGCGGATCGAACAGGCCCGGCTGCTGGTACTCAAGACCGCCTGGCTGATGGACACCGTCGGTAACCGGGACGCGCACACCGAGATCCAGGCGATCAAGATCGTGGTCCCGCAGGCGGTCGAGTGGATCCTCGACAAGGCCATCCAGGCCCACGGCGCGGCCGGGGTCAGTCAGGACTCCCCACTGGCCCAGATGTGGGCCCGGGCCCGGACGATCCGGCTCGCCGACGGCCCCGACGAGGTACACCGCCGTTCGCTCGCCCGGCGGGAACTGCGCCGCCACCTGCC
- a CDS encoding phosphotransferase family protein, with the protein MSGPRSAADPQPGRALPGLDLGRLRGYLDREAPDLVDGPLRGGVLPGGKSNLTYAVTDGRTRFVVRRPPLGHVLATAHDMGREYRVQRALAPTPVPVPRVLLHCPDAKVIGAPFYLMSHVDGRVYRVPAELTPLGPAAVAGLARSLVHTLADLHAVAPDSVGLADFGRPDGFAARQVRRWKTQLDASRSRDLPGIEELHDRLAAAVPVAGAATVVHGDFRLDNAVVGPDGDIRAVLDWEMSTLGDPLTDLGLLLVYSARLHAPGWPAPDELAVAYADRTGRDVRDLGWYVAFASFKLAVILEGVHYRYVRGQTVGAGFDRVGERVPPLIAQGLSTLGES; encoded by the coding sequence GTGAGCGGCCCACGGTCGGCGGCCGACCCGCAACCCGGCCGGGCGCTACCCGGTCTCGACCTGGGCCGGTTGCGCGGCTACCTCGACCGGGAGGCGCCCGACCTGGTCGACGGCCCGCTGCGCGGCGGGGTGCTCCCCGGCGGCAAGTCCAACCTCACCTACGCGGTGACCGATGGCCGGACCCGGTTCGTGGTACGCCGACCGCCGCTGGGCCACGTGCTCGCCACCGCCCACGACATGGGTCGCGAGTACCGGGTGCAGCGGGCCCTCGCGCCAACCCCGGTACCGGTGCCGCGGGTGCTCCTGCACTGCCCCGACGCGAAGGTCATCGGCGCACCGTTCTATCTCATGAGCCACGTCGACGGACGGGTCTACCGGGTGCCGGCCGAGCTGACCCCGCTCGGTCCGGCCGCCGTCGCCGGGCTCGCCCGGTCCCTGGTGCACACCCTCGCCGACCTGCACGCCGTTGCGCCCGACAGCGTCGGGCTGGCTGACTTCGGCCGCCCGGACGGGTTCGCCGCCCGGCAGGTTCGCCGGTGGAAGACCCAACTCGACGCCTCCCGCAGCCGGGACCTGCCCGGCATCGAGGAACTGCACGACCGGCTCGCCGCCGCCGTACCGGTGGCCGGTGCCGCCACCGTCGTGCACGGCGACTTCCGGTTGGACAACGCGGTCGTCGGACCGGACGGCGACATCCGCGCGGTGCTCGACTGGGAGATGTCCACCCTGGGCGACCCGCTCACCGACCTCGGCCTGCTGCTGGTCTACTCGGCCCGGCTGCACGCCCCCGGCTGGCCCGCCCCCGACGAACTCGCCGTGGCCTACGCCGACCGGACCGGCCGGGACGTACGCGACCTGGGCTGGTACGTCGCCTTCGCCTCGTTCAAGCTCGCCGTGATCCTCGAGGGCGTGCACTACCGCTACGTACGCGGACAGACCGTCGGCGCCGGATTCGACCGGGTCGGCGAACGGGTCCCGCCGCTGATCGCACAGGGCCTGAGCACACTGGGGGAGAGCTGA